A single window of Salvia splendens isolate huo1 chromosome 6, SspV2, whole genome shotgun sequence DNA harbors:
- the LOC121809044 gene encoding uncharacterized protein LOC121809044 produces the protein MGTSGIRVGIQGGACGMESAWRVWRACAVMEGDERCLLLTAVRNMQTANDLQKEGDHRFVKHVNCIWNNAAFDNGEISEDLAASKQPWGSLKPNFRNPNSSFDSVPDKENQGFASENQNQFHPVSLFPRSASTTPFKPFTAVKSVQRLKMRAIADNGFKKNPVLKIDEEIEEIELQITRLNSRLEALKAEKASAGAVEKKGRFVEAKFMEQKQSGKNDEISNLGVRTKANRRGISLGQAEILSAGRRGMSLGPSEIFEAAKSSQGGELQFEPEIKEICCEIEASCDHHWFKKGCEEGRICFEHSPTKKLFRDGEKSVPNKKASRPGRVVASRYNQGASQASAMRKISLPESDGDAGKRVDKTLSFSVGKTRANEGEGRVKKRWEISSKIIVHSSVRGGGD, from the exons ATGGGTACAAGTGGCATCAGAGTTGGCATTCAAGGGGGAGCGTGTGGCATGGAAAGTGCATGGAGAGTGTGGAGGGCGTGTGCTGTGATGGAAGGGGACGAACGTTGTTTGTTGCTGACGGCTGTGAGGAACATGCAGACGGCAAATGATCTACAAAAGGAGGGGGACCACCGCTTTGTTAAGCATGTCAATTGT ATATGGAACAACGCCGCCTTCGACAACGGCGAGATTTCTGAAGATTTGGCGGCAAGCAAGCAGCCCTGGGGATCTCTGAAGCCGAATTTCAGAAACCCTAATTCATCTTTCGATTCTGTTCCGGATAAAGAAAATCAAGGTTTCGCATCGGAGAATCAAAATCAATTCCACCCTGTTTCCCTTTTCCCCAGATCGGCCTCGACGACGCCGTTTAAGCCGTTCACAGCGGTCAAATCAGTTCAAAGATTGAAAATGAGAGCAATCGCGGACAATGGTTTCAAGAAAAATCCAGTCTTGAAAATCGACGAGGAGATTGAAGAAATTGAGTTACAAATCACTCGATTGAACTCGAGATTGGAGGCTTTGAAGGCTGAGAAGGCAAGCGCGGGAGCTGTGGAGAAGAAAGGGAGATTCGTTGAGGCGAAGTTCATGGAACAGAAACAGAGCGGCAAGAATGATGAGATTTCGAATTTGGGCGTAAGAACAAAGGCTAACAGAAGAGGGATTAGTTTAGGGCAAGCAGAAATCCTCTCTGCAGGGCGTAGAGGGATGAGTTTGGGGCCTTCTGAGATTTTCGAAGCAGCGAAATCGAGCCAG GGTGGAGAGTTGCAGTTTGAGCCTGAAATCAAGGAAATTTGCTGCGAAATCGAGGCAAGCTGTGACCACCATTGGTTCAAGAAAGGATGTGAAGAAGGAAGAATCTGTTTTGAACACAGTCCAACGAAGAAGTTGTTTAGAGATGGCGAGAAATCAGTTCCAAACAAGAAGGCGTCTAGGCCGGGGAGAGTGGTGGCGAGTAGGTATAATCAGGGCGCGTCTCAGGCTTCGGCAATGAGGAAGATATCTCTGCCGGAGAGTGATGGTGATGCAGGGAAAAGGGTTGACAAGACGCTGTCTTTTTCTGTGGGGAAGACGAGGGCTAATGAGGGCGAGGGCCGTGTGAAGAAGAGGTGGGAGATTTCTAGTAAGATTATAGTTCATAGCAGTGTGAGGGGAGGAGGAGAttga
- the LOC121806262 gene encoding mitogen-activated protein kinase kinase kinase 20-like: MDWFRGEKLGHGSFAQVNLAIPRSQSSFLHPLMAVKSCGASLSSSLLNEKSILEELKDCPEIIRCYGDSYSFENGEKLYNVLLEYASGGSLADCLRSAGDRAILEPQIRRYTKALLKGLQYIHKFGYVHCDLKPQNILLTSDGGVRIADFGLAKRAGGAASYELRGTPMYMSPEMVAGSEQGAAADVWALGCVVAEMASGYPAWRCSDLAALLMRIGVGEEVPEIPGDLSAEGRDFVEKCFVKDPRGRWTAEMLLNHPFVCGEEETNGCDALRSGDWKMASASPRCPFDFEEWSCSLTSAAESWSVSTAEERLRGLVNVAAENCPNWASSTDDWLTIR, encoded by the coding sequence ATGGACTGGTTTCGCGGCGAGAAATTAGGGCACGGAAGCTTCGCGCAGGTGAATCTCGCGATTCCGAGGAGCCAGAGCTCGTTTCTTCATCCACTAATGGCGGTGAAATCCTGCGGCGCTTCCCTCTCTTCGTCGCTGCTGAACGAGAAATCGATACTGGAGGAGCTCAAGGACTGCCCGGAGATCATCCGCTGCTACGGCGACAGCTATTCCTTCGAAAACGGCGAGAAATTGTACAATGTGCTGCTGGAGTACGCCTCCGGCGGCTCTCTCGCCGATTGCCTCAGATCAGCCGGCGATCGGGCGATTCTGGAGCCTCAGATTCGGCGATACACGAAGGCTCTGCTGAAAGGACTTCAGTATATCCACAAATTCGGCTACGTTCACTGCGATTTGAAGCCGCAAAACATCCTATTAACTTCCGACGGCGGCGTGAGGATCGCCGATTTCGGATTGGCGAAGCGCGCAGGAGGCGCTGCCTCCTACGAGCTGCGCGGAACGCCGATGTATATGTCGCCGGAGATGGTGGCCGGAAGCGAGCAGGGGGCGGCGGCGGATGTTTGGGCGCTTGGATGCGTGGTGGCGGAGATGGCGTCGGGATATCCGGCGTGGAGGTGCTCCGATTTAGCAGCGCTGCTGATGAGGATCGGCGTGGGGGAGGAGGTGCCGGAGATCCCCGGGGATTTATCGGCGGAGGGGAGAGATTTTGTGGAGAAGTGTTTCGTGAAGGATCCGAGAGGGAGATGGACGGCTGAGATGCTTCTGAATCATCCGTTTGTGTGCGGTGAGGAAGAAACGAACGGTTGTGATGCGTTGAGAAGCGGAGATTGGAAAATGGCGTCGGCTTCACCTAGATGCCCCTTTGATTTCGAGGAGTGGTCGTGCTCCTTGACCTCGGCGGCGGAGTCGTGGTCCGTTTCCACGGCGGAGGAGCGGCTGAGGGGATTGGTCAATGTCGCCGCCGAGAATTGCCCTAATTGGGCTTCTTCCACAGATGATTGGCTCACAATTAGGTGA